The Geothrix sp. genome window below encodes:
- the ahpF gene encoding alkyl hydroperoxide reductase subunit F has translation MLAADIKAQLKGYLEKLVQPIELVASLDDGTKSAEMLALLQEISTLSGKVDLRTDGHHPRRPSFGISRVGEVPRVHFSGLPMGHEFTSLVLALLQVSGHPPKLEAEAIEQIRGLDGRFRFETFVSLSCHNCPEVVQALNAMAALHPGFEAEMIDGALFQAEVDARQIMGVPAIFLNGEPFGQGRTSVEEVLARLDAGAAGREAEKLSHKEAFEVLVVGGGPAGSAAAIYAARKGIRTGLVAERFGGQVLDTLGIENFISVKETEGPKLAQALEQHVREYEVDIIHLQRAEALIPAGADSLIGVRLASGAVLKSRTVILATGARWREMKVPGEQEYRTKGVAYCPHCDGPLFKGKRVAVIGGGNSGVEAAIDLAGITAHVTLIEFDRDLRADAVLQKKLHSLANVAVVTSAQTTEVLGDGQKVVGLAYRDRISGESHALDLEGIFVQIGLLPNTDWLKGAVALSPRGEIEVDSRGQTSMPGVFAAGDATTVPFKQIIIAMGEGAKASLGAFDHLIRTSVPA, from the coding sequence ATGCTCGCGGCAGACATCAAGGCCCAGTTGAAGGGCTACCTCGAAAAGCTCGTCCAGCCGATCGAGCTGGTGGCCTCGCTCGATGACGGCACCAAGTCCGCCGAGATGCTCGCGTTGCTCCAGGAGATCTCAACACTCTCCGGCAAGGTGGATCTTCGCACGGACGGGCACCACCCCCGCCGGCCCTCATTCGGCATCAGCCGGGTGGGCGAGGTTCCGCGCGTGCATTTCTCGGGCCTTCCCATGGGCCACGAATTCACCTCGCTGGTGCTGGCGCTCCTGCAGGTCAGTGGCCATCCACCCAAGCTGGAAGCGGAGGCCATCGAACAGATCCGTGGTCTGGACGGTCGATTTCGCTTCGAGACCTTCGTCTCGCTGTCCTGCCACAACTGCCCGGAGGTGGTACAGGCCCTCAACGCGATGGCCGCGCTCCATCCGGGCTTTGAAGCGGAGATGATCGACGGGGCGCTCTTCCAGGCGGAAGTCGATGCCCGCCAGATCATGGGCGTGCCGGCGATCTTTTTGAACGGGGAGCCCTTCGGCCAGGGTCGCACCAGCGTGGAGGAAGTCCTGGCCCGGCTGGATGCGGGCGCCGCCGGGCGGGAAGCGGAAAAGCTCAGCCACAAGGAGGCCTTCGAGGTTCTGGTGGTCGGCGGCGGCCCGGCAGGTTCAGCCGCTGCGATCTACGCCGCCCGCAAGGGCATCCGCACGGGCCTGGTGGCCGAGCGCTTCGGCGGGCAGGTGCTCGACACCCTGGGCATCGAGAACTTCATCTCGGTGAAGGAGACCGAGGGGCCCAAGCTGGCGCAGGCGCTTGAGCAGCATGTCCGCGAGTACGAGGTCGACATCATCCATCTGCAGCGGGCCGAGGCCTTGATTCCGGCTGGGGCCGACAGCCTCATCGGAGTGCGCCTGGCGAGCGGGGCGGTCCTCAAGAGCCGGACCGTGATTCTCGCCACCGGCGCCCGGTGGCGGGAGATGAAGGTGCCGGGTGAGCAGGAGTACCGCACCAAGGGGGTGGCGTATTGCCCCCACTGCGACGGCCCGCTGTTCAAAGGCAAGCGCGTCGCCGTGATCGGCGGCGGGAACTCCGGCGTGGAGGCCGCGATCGATCTGGCCGGCATCACGGCCCATGTCACGCTGATCGAATTCGACCGGGACCTCCGGGCCGATGCCGTCCTCCAGAAGAAGCTCCACAGTCTGGCGAATGTGGCCGTGGTGACCTCGGCGCAGACCACCGAAGTCCTGGGTGACGGGCAGAAGGTCGTCGGCCTCGCCTACCGGGACCGGATCAGCGGCGAATCCCACGCGCTCGACCTGGAGGGGATCTTCGTCCAGATCGGCCTGCTGCCCAACACCGACTGGCTCAAGGGCGCGGTGGCCCTCTCGCCGCGCGGCGAGATCGAGGTCGATTCCCGGGGCCAGACCTCAATGCCCGGTGTCTTCGCCGCCGGCGATGCGACCACGGTGCCTTTCAAGCAGATCATCATCGCGATGGGCGAGGGTGCCAAGGCCAGCCTGGGCGCCTT